In Prunus dulcis chromosome 1, ALMONDv2, whole genome shotgun sequence, the following are encoded in one genomic region:
- the LOC117616551 gene encoding major strawberry allergen Fra a 1.08-like: MGVFTYETEFTSVVPPARLFKALVLDADNLVPKIAPQAIKSAEIVEGDGGVGTIKKTSFGEGSEYSYVKHQIDALDKDNFVYNYSLIEGDALSDKIEKISYEIKLVASADGGSVIKNTSSYHTKGDVEIKEEHVKAGKEKAHALFKIIETYLVANRDAYNHL; the protein is encoded by the exons ATGGGTGTCTTCACATACGAAACCGAGTTCACCTCAGTCGTTCCTCCTGCTAGGTTGTTCAAAGCCCTTGTTCTGGATGCTGACAACCTAGTCCCAAAGATAGCTCCACAAGCAATTAAAAGTGCTGAAATTGTTGAAGGAGATGGAGGTGTTGGAACCATCAAGAAGACTAGCTTTGGTGAAG GAAGTGAATACAGCTACGTGAAGCACCAGATTGACGCGCTTGACAAAGACAACTTTGTGTACAACTACAGTTTGATTGAAGGAGATGCTCTTTCAGACAAAATAGAGAAAATCTCTTACGAGATTAAGTTGGTGGCATCTGCAGATGGAGGTTCAGTAATAAAGAACACCAGCAGCTACCACACCAAAGGTGATGTTGAGATCAAGGAAGAGCATGTTAAGGCCGGCAAAGAGAAGGCCCATGCTTTGTTCAAGATTATTGAGACCTATCTTGTGGCCAACCGTGATGCCTACAACCATCTATAG
- the LOC117616552 gene encoding major strawberry allergen Fra a 1.08-like, with amino-acid sequence MGVFTYTDESTSVIPPPRLFKALVLEADTLIPKIAPQSVKSAEIVEGDGGVGTIKKISFGEGSHYSYVKHRIDGLDKDNFVYSYSLVEGDALSDKVEKISYEIKLVASADGGSIIKSTSNYHTTGDVEIKEEDVKAGKEKATGLFKLIENYLVANPDAY; translated from the exons ATGGGTGTCTTCACATACACAGACGAGTCCACCTCAGTCATCCCCCCACCAAGATTGTTCAAAGCCCTTGTTCTTGAAGCTGACACCCTCATCCCCAAGATTGCTCCCCAATCAGTGAAAAGTGCTGAAATTGTTGAAGGAGATGGAGGTGTTGGAACCATCAAGAAGATTAGCTTTGGTGAAG GAAGTCATTACAGCTATGTGAAGCACCGGATCGACGGGCTTGACAAAGATAACTTTGTGTACAGCTACAGTTTGGTTGAAGGAGATGCTCTTTCAGACAAGGTTGAGAAAATCAGTTATGAGATTAAGTTGGTGGCATCTGCTGATGGAGGTTCCATCATAAAGAGCACCAGCAACTACCACACCACAGGTGATGTTGAGATCAAGGAAGAAGATGTTAAGGCTGGGAAAGAGAAGGCAACTGGTCTGTTCAAGCTTATTGAGAACTACCTTGTGGCCAACCCAGATGCCTACTGA
- the LOC117632342 gene encoding major strawberry allergen Fra a 1.08-like, with product MGVFTYETEFTSVIAPPRLFKALVLDADNLVPKIAPQAVKSAEIVEGDGGVGTIKKTSFGEGSEYSYVKHQVDALDKDNFVYSYSLIEGDALSDKIEKISYAIKLVVSADGGSIIKNTSNYHTKGDVEIKEEHVKAGKERAHALFKVIETYLVANPDAYN from the exons atgggTGTCTTCACATACGAAACCGAGTTCACCTCTGTCATTGCTCCACCTAGGTTGTTCAAAGCCCTTGTTCTAGATGCTGACAACCTCGTCCCAAAGATTGCTCCACAAGCAGTTAAAAGTGCTGAAATTGTTGAAGGAGATGGAGGTGTTGGAACCATCAAGAAGACTAGCTTTGGTGAAG GAAGTGAATACAGCTATGTGAAGCACCAGGTTGATGCGCTTGACAAAGATAACTTTGTGTACAGCTACAGTTTGATTGAAGGAGATGCTCTTTCAGACAAAATTGAGAAAATCTCTTATGCGATTAAGTTGGTGGTATCTGCAGATGGAGGTTCCATCATAAAAAACACCAGCAACTACCACACCAAGGGAGATGTTGAGATCAAGGAAGAGCATGTTAAAGCTGGCAAAGAAAGGGCCCATGCTTTGTTCAAGGTTATTGAGACCTATCTTGTGGCCAACCCTGATGCCTACAACTAA
- the LOC117614274 gene encoding major allergen Pru ar 1 produces the protein MGVFTYETEFTSVIPPEKLFKAFILDADNLIPKIAPTAVKDTEILEGDGGVGTIKKVTFGEGSQYGYVKHRIDGIDKDNLTYSYTLIEGDVLSDVIEKIAYDIKLVASPNGGSIVKTTSHYHTKGDVEIKEEQVKAGKEKAAGLFKLVEGYLLANPDAYN, from the exons ATGGGTGTCTTCACGTACGAAACAGAGTTCACCTCTGTCATCCCACCAGAAAAGTTGTTCAAGGCTTTCATCCTCGACGCCGACAACCTCATCCCCAAGATTGCTCCAACAGCAGTGAAAGATACCGAGATCCTTGAAGGAGATGGAGGAGTTGGAACCATCAAGAAGGTCACCTTTGGTGAAG GAAGCCAATATGGGTATGTGAAGCACAGGATCGATGGGATTGACAAAGACAACCTTACATACAGTTACACTTTGATTGAAGGAGATGTCTTGTCTGACGTAATCGAGAAGATCGCTTATGATATCAAGTTGGTGGCATCCCCCAACGGAGGATCCATTGTCAAGACCACCAGCCACTACCATACCAAGGGAGATGTTGAGATCAAGGAAGAGCAAGTTAAGGCTGGCAAAGAGAAGGCTGCCGGTCTCTTCAAGCTTGTTGAAGGCTACCTCTTGGCCAACCCCGATGCCTACAACTAA